From a region of the Sminthopsis crassicaudata isolate SCR6 chromosome 6, ASM4859323v1, whole genome shotgun sequence genome:
- the ARHGAP24 gene encoding rho GTPase-activating protein 24 isoform X2, whose amino-acid sequence MRRHREAPTSRTCSVCQPQRAFIWSWLRTVEEKPFRLLKSTQPGKDQHQMTENYETYLFMANTQNDMEEWLKTIRRVIWAPFGGGIFGQKLEETICFEKRYGNFLAPMLVEQCVDFIRQWGLKEEGLFRLSGQANLVKELRDAFDYGEKPSFDSNTDVHTVASLLQLYLQELPEPIIPFSKYEDFLSCASLLIKEEEMGVKELMKQVKNLPVINYNLLKYICSFLNEVQTYSNANKTSVQNLAAVFGSSILRPKIEDPRTIMEGTAVVQHLLSVIIGKHKQLFPKDVEFQPKHPNVLGDNNSKIHRTSVIDQRQNQTKDPASIRRSWEKLESPPRVSIDSGSPLALPGTKANSPPTSVQRYDVCRSPALTVKKNPAFSKGSGIVTNGSFSTAESNEKAQYSSHGSLQTRRTSSLKGAGTKMGTCSVHNGGVRGGVLSSDALANAARSPGLSWPCGGSVTLRDSRQKDPVGDLEQPNRLSTYDNVQQQFSTVNSEDTWSVSLGEISFSDNSTSGPDHDFGGPNCEDPALERSSPDEPSCPVGDHRSHASSSGHASETSHPGALHNLVSSLKEEINKQKVEYESRIKSLEQRNLTLEMEMMTLHEELDQERKKFTMAEIKMRNAERAKEDAEKRNNILQKEMEQFFSTFGELTVEPHRTERDNTIWIQ is encoded by the exons gaaaagatCAACATCAGATGACAGAAAACTATGAGACGTACCTTTTTATGGCTAATACACAGAATGACATGGAAGAATGGCTAAAGACTATTCGCAGAGTCATTTGGGCACCATTTGGTGGAG GTATTTTTGGACAGAAACTGGAAGAAACCATCTGCTTTGAGAAGAGATATGGGAACTTCCTGGCCCCCATGTTAGTAGAACAATGTGTGGATTTTATCCGACAATGGGGGCTAAAGGAAGAAGGTCTATTTCGTCTTTCAGGACAGGCTAACCTTGTGAAAGAGTTGCGGGATGCCTTTGACTATGGAGAGAAGCCATCTTTTGACag TAACACCGATGTGCACACAGTGGCTTCGCTTCTACAATTATATCTCCAAGAACTTCCAGAACCAATCATTCCTTTTTCTAAGTATGAAGACTTTCTGTCCTGTGCCAGTTTACTcattaaagaagaagaaatg gGGGTTAAGGAACTAATGAAGCAGGTGAAAAATTTGCCAGTGATTAATTATAATCTCCTTAAGTACATATGCag CTTTTTGAATGAAGTCCAGACCTACTCAAATGCTAACAAAACAAGCGTGCAGAACCTGGCCGCTGTCTTTGGTTCTAGTATCCTGCGTCCCAAAATAGAAGACCCTAGAACCATTATGGAGG GAACTGCTGTGGTCCAACACTTGTTGTCCGTGATAATTGGCAAACACAAGCAACTTTTCCCCAAAGACGTAGAGTTTCAGCCCAAGCACCCAAATGTCCTGGGCGACAATAACAGTAAAATTCATAGGACATCGGTGATTGACCAGCGACAGAATCAGACCAAGGACCCAGCGAGCATAAGGCGCTCTTGGGAGAAGCTTGAGTCCCCTCCGAGAGTCAGCATAGACAGCGGGTCCCCCCTGGCTCTGCCAGGGACCAAGGCCAATAGCCCACCCACTAGTGTACAGAGATATGACGTCTGCCGGAGTCCGGCTctcacagttaaaaaaaatcccGCCTTTAGCAAGGGCAGCGGAATAGTCACCAATGGCTCCTTCAGCACTGCCGAGAGTAACGAGAAAGCTCAGTACTCTTCCCACGGCAGCCTACAGACCCGGAGAACTTCTTCCCTCAAAGGGGCAGGCACCAAAATGGGCACGTGCAGTGTCCACAACGGAGGAGTCCGTGGGGGCGTCCTGAGCTCGGACGCTCTTGCCAACGCCGCGCGCAGCCCCGGCCTAAGCTGGCCCTGCGGGGGCTCCGTGACCCTGAGGGACAGCAGACAGAAAGACCCCGTGGGGGACTTGGAGCAGCCCAACAGACTCTCGACCTATGACAACGTCCAGCAGCAGTTCTCCACCGTGAACTCCGAAGACACCTGGTCCGTCTCCTTGGGCGAAATATCCTTTTCCGATAATTCCACCTCCGGGCCGGACCATGACTTCGGTGGGCCAAACTGTGAAGATCCCGCGCTGGAGAGGTCTTCCCCGGACGAGCCCTCGTGCCCTGTGGGGGATCACAGGAGCCATGCTTCCAGCAGCGGGCACGCCTCTGAAACCAGCCACCCCGGGGCCCTGCACAACCTTGTGTCTAGCCTAAAAGAGGAGATAAATAAACAGAAAGTAGAGTATGAATCCAGGATAAAGAG TTTAGAGCAACGGAATTTGACCTTGGAAATGGAAATGATGACGCTCCATGAGGAACTGGATCAAGAGAGGAAAAAGTTCACAATGGCAGAGATCAAAATGAGAAATGCTGAGAGAGCAAAAGAAGAtgcagagaaaagaaataatatattgcagaaagaaatggagcaatttttttctacatttgggGAACTGACTGTGGAACCCCATAGAACTGAAAGAGATAACACTATCTGGATCCAATGA